Proteins encoded by one window of Acidipropionibacterium virtanenii:
- a CDS encoding DNA-formamidopyrimidine glycosylase family protein, with protein sequence MPEGDTVHRLADRLASAVGRIVTGCQLRVPSLACADLTGSRLTGVRARGKHLLMDVAPVDGARIAELPRPGAWTLHTHLRMEGTWRVHPAGQRWHLPGHTARVVLRLSGVPDGPQVELVGHELGLVELWPAGDYEQHLGWLGPDPLEEAEWDGGGRDETARRAASDPRRPIGVTLLDQSVLAGIGNEYRAEICFLCGIHPSRPTGEVDVAHVIDRAAAVMRANRRGPYRVTTGDNRPGRRTFVFGRNHQPCRRCGSPIRSGTLGPQDHPDQERIIWWCPTCQH encoded by the coding sequence ATGCCGGAGGGTGACACGGTCCACCGGCTGGCCGATCGCCTGGCATCGGCTGTGGGACGTATCGTCACCGGATGTCAGTTGCGGGTGCCGTCCCTGGCCTGTGCCGATCTCACCGGGTCACGGCTGACGGGGGTGCGGGCCCGGGGCAAGCATCTGCTCATGGACGTCGCGCCCGTCGACGGCGCCCGGATCGCCGAGCTTCCGCGGCCCGGTGCGTGGACCCTTCACACCCATCTGAGGATGGAGGGCACCTGGCGGGTGCATCCGGCCGGGCAGCGCTGGCACCTGCCCGGCCACACCGCACGGGTGGTGCTGAGACTGTCGGGAGTTCCGGACGGACCTCAGGTCGAGCTGGTCGGCCACGAGCTGGGACTGGTGGAGCTGTGGCCGGCCGGTGACTACGAGCAGCATCTGGGCTGGTTGGGACCCGACCCGCTGGAGGAGGCCGAGTGGGACGGAGGCGGACGCGACGAGACGGCCCGCAGAGCGGCGTCGGATCCCCGCAGGCCGATCGGGGTGACGCTGCTCGACCAGTCGGTGCTCGCCGGAATCGGCAACGAGTACCGGGCCGAGATCTGCTTCCTGTGCGGCATCCATCCTTCCCGGCCCACCGGGGAGGTGGACGTCGCCCATGTCATCGACCGGGCGGCGGCCGTGATGCGGGCCAACCGTCGCGGCCCCTACCGGGTCACCACCGGCGACAACCGCCCGGGTCGCCGCACCTTCGTCTTCGGTCGCAACCACCAGCCCTGCAGGCGCTGCGGCAGCCCCATCCGCAGCGGAACCCTCGGCCCGCAGGACCACCCCGACCAGGAGCGGATCATCTGGTGGTGCCCCACCTGCCAGCACTGA
- a CDS encoding prevent-host-death protein, with product MAAHAEISQRDLRMRSREIAVLVPIGSRRRFVPADEFLRLGAGLSHIDEAAFRESLDELSQPYEDDPYDR from the coding sequence ATGGCTGCGCACGCCGAGATCAGCCAACGAGATCTGCGGATGCGCTCGCGCGAGATCGCCGTGCTCGTCCCGATCGGGTCGCGGCGTCGCTTCGTACCGGCCGATGAATTCCTCCGGCTGGGGGCAGGCCTGTCGCATATCGATGAGGCGGCGTTCCGCGAGAGCCTGGACGAACTCTCGCAACCCTATGAGGACGACCCGTATGACCGGTGA
- a CDS encoding PIN domain-containing protein encodes MTGDAVRAPRRLLDTNILIHWPRLAPAQLPVEASISAVTLAELAAAIHADVGPSERAARVDLLERAESVFEPLPFDTRAARMYGRIAAANGLPLFTTNVGDFTGLDGILQTIPVKRPDR; translated from the coding sequence ATGACCGGTGATGCGGTTCGGGCACCTCGACGCCTGCTTGACACCAACATTCTCATCCACTGGCCACGGCTGGCACCCGCCCAACTCCCCGTCGAGGCCTCGATCTCGGCGGTCACCCTTGCTGAACTCGCCGCAGCGATCCACGCTGACGTGGGGCCATCCGAACGGGCTGCGCGGGTGGACCTGCTCGAGCGCGCTGAAAGCGTCTTCGAGCCCCTGCCCTTCGACACCAGGGCAGCTCGCATGTACGGCCGGATCGCCGCGGCCAACGGTCTGCCACTGTTCACCACGAATGTCGGGGACTTCACCGGGCTGGACGGCATCCTCCAGACGATTCCCGTGAAACGACCCGACCGCTGA
- a CDS encoding primosomal protein N' gives MRGMTEALLEPTEWVAHVCVSSGLAHLDRPFDYLVPDDMDGVTPGVRVRVRLAGRLLDGIVLTVDHERSPGVTLQPLQRLVSEQPVVTENQLELARLVAERWAGTLDEVLRWCVPARHAATEKAEPRAWPRVDTGPATHISGALRALDDGNRFLELVTEGGRPRAHWRVAPVAGPGDADRLGDWRAGIVQAVGAALASGRGALCCLPTVEQVEELTGLLTDSLGAGTVAVLHADQPAAARWRNYLAVIRGQARVVVGTRSAVLAPLADPGLIVVWDEGSDLHDEPRAPYPNTRDVAAMRAQSQHCALLLAGYSCSTRAADWLEHGWLVGISTPLPRLRAATARVRAPGDSDTALQRDPLARRVRLPDLAMSTIAHGLLSGPVLVAVPRAGDLIRPSCGSCRTPIACPVCHGPVRGRREAGGQTRLTCTWCGHELENWHCAHCGSTTVRSGVVGAATTAAELGRSFPDVTVIDSSGDHIHDSVGDEPALVVATPGAEPAAASGYAAAVILDAVQALARPGLDAVAQALDHWFHVAAGVRSGSEDGRVVIVGPPEDRAVQALIRSDPVGWATAELAERAEAGFPPAAFAALIDGAEEAVALAAERLAAALTEAELSEEVTILGPVTEDVTRPGAPASRIVVRCATALASRVTPLLKQLRTAHSMRRESGPLRVRINPTGQL, from the coding sequence ATCAGGGGTATGACCGAGGCGCTGCTGGAACCCACCGAGTGGGTGGCCCACGTCTGCGTCTCCTCGGGACTGGCCCACCTGGACCGGCCCTTCGACTATCTGGTGCCCGACGACATGGACGGCGTCACGCCGGGCGTGCGGGTGCGGGTGCGGCTGGCCGGCCGGCTGCTGGACGGCATCGTCCTGACGGTCGACCACGAACGCTCACCCGGCGTCACGCTCCAGCCCCTGCAGCGCCTGGTCTCCGAACAGCCCGTCGTCACCGAGAACCAGCTGGAACTGGCCCGGCTGGTCGCCGAGCGGTGGGCCGGCACCCTCGACGAGGTGCTGCGCTGGTGCGTCCCGGCCCGCCACGCCGCCACCGAGAAGGCCGAACCCAGAGCGTGGCCGCGCGTCGACACCGGGCCGGCCACCCACATCTCCGGGGCGCTGCGGGCCCTCGACGACGGTAACCGCTTCCTCGAGCTGGTCACCGAGGGAGGACGTCCCCGCGCCCACTGGCGGGTCGCCCCGGTCGCCGGCCCCGGTGACGCCGACCGGCTGGGGGACTGGCGGGCCGGCATCGTCCAGGCCGTCGGAGCCGCCCTGGCCTCCGGGCGCGGCGCGCTGTGCTGCCTGCCCACCGTCGAGCAGGTCGAGGAACTCACCGGGCTGCTCACCGACTCGTTGGGCGCCGGGACCGTCGCCGTGCTGCACGCCGACCAGCCGGCGGCCGCCCGCTGGCGCAACTATCTCGCGGTGATCCGCGGACAGGCCCGCGTCGTGGTCGGCACCCGCTCGGCCGTCCTCGCCCCGCTGGCCGATCCGGGCCTGATCGTCGTGTGGGACGAGGGCTCCGACCTGCACGACGAGCCGCGCGCCCCCTACCCCAACACCCGTGACGTCGCGGCGATGCGCGCCCAGAGCCAGCACTGCGCCCTGTTGCTGGCCGGCTACTCCTGCTCGACGCGGGCGGCCGACTGGCTGGAGCACGGATGGCTGGTCGGGATCTCCACCCCGCTGCCACGGCTGCGCGCCGCCACGGCGCGGGTCCGGGCTCCCGGCGACTCCGACACCGCGCTGCAGCGCGACCCGCTGGCCCGGCGTGTCCGGCTGCCCGATCTGGCCATGTCCACCATCGCCCACGGCCTGCTCTCGGGCCCGGTGCTGGTGGCGGTGCCGCGCGCCGGAGACCTCATCCGGCCCAGTTGCGGCTCCTGCCGCACACCCATCGCCTGCCCGGTGTGCCACGGCCCGGTGAGAGGACGACGTGAAGCCGGTGGGCAGACGCGGCTCACCTGCACCTGGTGCGGCCACGAGCTGGAGAACTGGCACTGCGCCCACTGCGGATCGACCACTGTGCGCTCCGGGGTGGTCGGTGCGGCCACCACCGCCGCCGAACTGGGACGCTCCTTCCCCGACGTCACCGTCATCGACTCCTCGGGAGACCACATCCACGACTCCGTCGGCGACGAACCCGCGCTGGTGGTCGCCACCCCCGGCGCCGAACCGGCGGCGGCCTCCGGATACGCGGCAGCGGTCATCCTTGACGCCGTCCAGGCCCTGGCGCGCCCCGGTCTGGATGCCGTCGCCCAGGCCCTCGACCACTGGTTCCACGTCGCCGCCGGGGTCCGCTCCGGCTCCGAGGACGGCCGGGTCGTGATCGTCGGCCCACCGGAGGACCGGGCCGTTCAGGCGCTGATCCGCAGCGACCCGGTCGGCTGGGCCACCGCTGAACTGGCCGAGCGGGCCGAGGCCGGCTTCCCGCCGGCCGCCTTCGCCGCCCTGATCGACGGCGCCGAGGAGGCCGTCGCCCTGGCGGCCGAACGGCTCGCCGCCGCCCTGACCGAGGCCGAGCTGTCCGAGGAGGTCACGATCCTGGGCCCGGTCACCGAGGACGTCACCCGTCCCGGCGCCCCCGCGTCCAGGATCGTCGTGCGCTGCGCGACAGCACTGGCCTCCCGGGTGACGCCCCTGCTCAAGCAGTTGCGCACCGCCCACAGCATGAGGCGTGAGTCCGGGCCGCTGCGGGTCCGGATCAACCCCACCGGCCAGCTCTAG
- the fmt gene encoding methionyl-tRNA formyltransferase, whose protein sequence is MRILFAGTPATACPTLAALDDDPRHEVVAVLTRPDAAQGRHRTPRPSPVAVEAGNRKIPVIRAASVRSGQAHDLIAALDVDIAVVVAYGGLIPADLLDSPRHGWINLHFSVLPRWRGAAPVQRAIMAGDRSLGATVFQLVEELDAGPVYTSASYPLRTDDTAGTVLKRLSRDATVLVTDALVEIDNGEKPQAQPEEGITTAPKLSTDDARIDPSWHAVDIDRLVRGTSPAPGAWAELDGDRFKVLLTRVWAQPVDLEPGELRADKKHLLMGAGGGAVELLMVQPFGRRAMPGADWARGANPAPGTRLD, encoded by the coding sequence GTGAGAATCCTGTTCGCCGGCACCCCCGCCACCGCATGCCCCACCCTCGCCGCGCTCGATGACGATCCGCGACACGAGGTGGTGGCCGTGCTCACCCGCCCCGATGCGGCCCAGGGACGGCACCGCACCCCGCGTCCCTCACCGGTGGCCGTGGAGGCCGGCAACCGGAAGATCCCGGTGATCAGAGCCGCCTCGGTGCGCAGCGGCCAGGCCCACGACCTCATCGCAGCCCTGGACGTCGACATCGCAGTCGTGGTCGCCTACGGCGGCCTCATCCCCGCCGACCTGCTCGATTCCCCCCGGCACGGCTGGATCAACCTGCACTTCTCGGTGCTTCCCCGCTGGCGCGGGGCCGCACCCGTGCAGCGGGCCATCATGGCGGGAGACCGCAGCCTGGGGGCCACCGTCTTCCAGCTCGTCGAGGAGCTCGACGCCGGCCCGGTCTACACCAGCGCCTCCTACCCGCTGCGCACCGACGACACGGCCGGTACCGTCCTCAAGCGGCTGTCGCGCGACGCCACCGTCCTGGTGACCGACGCCCTGGTCGAGATCGACAACGGGGAGAAGCCCCAGGCCCAGCCCGAGGAGGGCATCACCACCGCCCCAAAACTCAGCACCGATGACGCCCGCATCGATCCGTCCTGGCACGCCGTGGACATCGATCGGCTGGTGCGCGGCACCTCCCCGGCCCCCGGAGCCTGGGCCGAGCTCGACGGAGACCGGTTCAAGGTACTGCTCACCCGGGTGTGGGCCCAGCCGGTCGACCTTGAACCCGGGGAGCTGCGTGCCGACAAGAAGCACCTGCTGATGGGCGCCGGGGGAGGGGCGGTGGAGCTGCTGATGGTCCAGCCCTTCGGGCGCAGGGCGATGCCCGGCGCCGACTGGGCCCGCGGCGCCAACCCGGCCCCCGGAACCCGCCTCGACTGA
- a CDS encoding RsmB/NOP family class I SAM-dependent RNA methyltransferase yields MPHQQRRRRPAASDPARIAAFRALMATESEGAYANLAVSEAISMARLTGRDAAFVTELVDGTARGLGTWDRVLHAASGHKPSDWQPAVRTVLRMTCHQILATRVPVRAAVDTSVNLARTQIGERVTGLVNAVARRISRHDLEGWAAELAGGPLDETALRTLHPRWIVSEFTGLLGAEEAEKALAADNAPPTPTLVVRPGLAEVSELLDAGATTCRYSPYGATRPGNPAEVPAVAQGRAGVQDEGSQLVALAIARAAGQHPGPWLDLCSGPGGKAALLAGLAASQHRGLVACEIHPHRAAMVAKALAALPGDHQVVVADGRSTPWRPGTFGAVLADVPCSGLGSLRRRPESRWRRKPRDLEDLRGLQRELLSSAVASAAPGAVIGYVTCSPAAAETRDVIGWALENLQADLLDAPAALPEVPDAATGPQDRCLQLWPHRHGTDAMFCALLRRR; encoded by the coding sequence ATGCCCCATCAGCAGAGACGCCGCCGACCGGCAGCCTCCGATCCCGCCCGTATCGCGGCCTTCCGCGCCCTGATGGCCACCGAGAGCGAGGGCGCCTACGCCAACCTCGCCGTCTCCGAGGCCATCTCCATGGCCCGCCTGACCGGACGCGACGCCGCCTTCGTCACCGAACTGGTCGACGGCACCGCCCGCGGGCTGGGCACCTGGGACCGTGTGCTCCACGCCGCATCCGGCCACAAGCCCTCCGACTGGCAGCCCGCCGTGCGTACCGTGCTGAGGATGACCTGCCACCAGATTCTGGCCACCAGGGTGCCGGTGCGCGCCGCCGTCGACACCTCGGTCAATCTCGCCCGCACCCAGATCGGGGAACGGGTCACCGGGCTGGTCAACGCCGTGGCCCGCAGGATCTCACGGCACGATCTGGAGGGTTGGGCCGCCGAACTGGCCGGCGGTCCCCTCGACGAGACGGCGCTGCGCACCCTTCACCCCCGCTGGATCGTGTCGGAGTTCACCGGTCTGCTGGGCGCCGAGGAGGCCGAGAAGGCCCTGGCCGCCGACAATGCGCCCCCGACGCCCACCCTGGTGGTGCGGCCCGGCCTGGCCGAGGTCTCCGAACTCCTCGACGCCGGAGCCACCACCTGCCGCTACTCGCCCTACGGGGCCACGCGCCCCGGGAACCCCGCCGAGGTGCCGGCCGTCGCCCAGGGCCGCGCCGGCGTCCAGGACGAGGGCAGCCAACTCGTCGCCCTGGCCATCGCCCGCGCCGCCGGGCAGCACCCCGGACCGTGGCTCGACCTGTGCTCTGGGCCCGGCGGCAAGGCGGCCCTGCTCGCCGGACTGGCCGCCTCGCAGCACCGCGGCCTGGTGGCCTGCGAGATCCACCCGCACCGCGCCGCCATGGTCGCCAAGGCCCTGGCCGCGCTTCCCGGTGACCACCAGGTGGTCGTCGCCGACGGGCGCAGCACCCCCTGGAGACCGGGCACCTTCGGCGCGGTGCTCGCCGACGTGCCGTGCTCGGGCCTCGGATCGCTGCGCCGGCGCCCCGAGTCCAGATGGCGACGGAAGCCCCGCGACCTGGAAGACCTCCGAGGACTCCAGCGGGAGCTGCTCTCCTCGGCCGTCGCATCGGCCGCCCCGGGAGCGGTGATCGGATACGTCACCTGCTCACCGGCCGCCGCCGAGACCCGCGACGTCATCGGATGGGCGCTGGAGAACCTGCAGGCCGACCTGCTCGACGCCCCCGCCGCCCTGCCCGAGGTCCCCGACGCCGCCACCGGCCCGCAGGACCGCTGCCTCCAGCTGTGGCCCCACCGGCACGGCACTGATGCCATGTTCTGCGCCCTGCTCCGCAGACGCTGA
- the rpe gene encoding ribulose-phosphate 3-epimerase, with the protein MTTRITPSILNADFARMGQEVNSVPSADAIHIDVMDYHFVPNLTMGVPMVESLRKVTGTPFDIHLMIDDPDSYAPSYVEAGAESVTFHLEAAKAPVRLARELRAMGARASVALKPATPIEPLADILTEFDQILIMTVEPGFGGQSFLDIVMPKLRRTRELIDGTGAEIWLQVDGGVSAETIGRAAEAGADTFVAGSAVYKAPDPDEMVNELRRIADEHTR; encoded by the coding sequence ATGACCACGCGTATCACCCCCAGCATTCTCAACGCCGATTTCGCGAGGATGGGCCAGGAGGTGAACTCGGTGCCCTCCGCCGACGCCATCCACATCGACGTGATGGACTACCACTTCGTGCCCAACCTCACGATGGGCGTGCCGATGGTGGAATCCCTGCGCAAGGTGACCGGGACCCCCTTCGACATCCACCTCATGATCGACGACCCCGACTCCTACGCTCCCAGCTATGTGGAGGCCGGGGCCGAGTCGGTGACCTTCCACCTGGAGGCCGCCAAGGCGCCGGTGCGGCTGGCCCGCGAACTGCGCGCGATGGGGGCGCGCGCCTCGGTGGCCCTCAAGCCCGCCACCCCGATCGAACCGCTGGCCGACATCCTCACCGAGTTCGACCAGATCCTCATCATGACCGTCGAGCCCGGATTCGGCGGGCAGTCATTCCTCGACATCGTGATGCCCAAGTTGCGGCGCACCCGCGAACTCATCGACGGCACCGGCGCCGAGATCTGGCTCCAGGTCGACGGCGGCGTGTCGGCCGAGACCATCGGGCGGGCCGCCGAGGCCGGGGCCGACACCTTCGTCGCCGGATCCGCGGTCTACAAGGCCCCCGATCCCGACGAGATGGTCAACGAGCTGCGCCGGATCGCGGACGAGCACACCCGCTGA
- a CDS encoding proteasome assembly chaperone family protein has protein sequence MAGQNIERPWVVIGYSGWNDAGGAASEATSRLIRHADATEWRVIDREDYYDFQNTRPVVSAMAGVELLTWPRTTVWRGRADGHRVVAVTGPEPNLRWRSYSRELLDILEPLNPAGIVVLGGMVADVPHTRELPVSGSTADPSTAIRLGIEDLEYSGPTGISGVLATLARERGFNAVGLWASVPEYAFEPPCPPAVKALLVRVEELTGLSVPQGDLDEGRQEWLAQADQLLADNDGLSEYVHSLEEQQDAALPEGVTGDVLAMEFQSYLRHRR, from the coding sequence ATGGCAGGGCAGAATATCGAGCGTCCCTGGGTGGTTATCGGCTACTCGGGATGGAATGACGCGGGAGGCGCCGCCAGCGAGGCGACGTCCAGGCTGATCCGCCACGCCGACGCCACCGAGTGGCGGGTCATCGACCGCGAGGACTACTACGACTTCCAGAACACCCGGCCGGTGGTCTCGGCGATGGCGGGGGTGGAGCTGCTGACCTGGCCCCGGACCACCGTGTGGCGGGGCCGCGCCGACGGTCACCGGGTGGTCGCGGTGACCGGTCCCGAACCCAACCTGCGCTGGCGCAGCTACAGCCGCGAGCTGCTCGACATCCTGGAGCCCTTGAATCCGGCCGGGATCGTGGTGCTGGGCGGGATGGTGGCCGACGTCCCCCACACCCGGGAACTGCCGGTCTCCGGATCCACCGCCGATCCCTCCACCGCGATCCGGCTGGGCATCGAGGATCTGGAGTACTCCGGGCCCACCGGGATCTCCGGGGTCCTGGCCACCCTGGCCCGCGAACGCGGCTTCAACGCCGTGGGACTGTGGGCCAGCGTCCCCGAGTACGCCTTCGAGCCTCCCTGCCCGCCGGCCGTCAAGGCGCTGCTGGTGCGGGTGGAGGAGCTCACCGGGCTGTCGGTGCCCCAGGGCGATCTCGACGAGGGCCGTCAGGAGTGGCTGGCCCAGGCCGATCAGCTGCTGGCCGACAATGACGGCCTGTCGGAGTACGTGCACTCCCTGGAGGAGCAGCAGGACGCCGCCCTTCCCGAGGGTGTCACCGGCGACGTGCTGGCGATGGAGTTCCAGTCGTACCTGCGCCACCGCCGCTGA
- the metH gene encoding methionine synthase: MTSALRTLLGSRLLIVDGAMGTMLQSVDLSMEDFAGLEGCNEILNVTRPDVVSGIHEAYLEAGADLIETNTFGVNLAALGEYDIVDRIAELAAAATRLARSAADQASTPDRPRFVLGSLGPGTKLPTLGQIGFADIRDGYQRAVEAMIDEGVDAVQLETCQDLLQARAAVIGSHRAAEARGVDLPVLVDITVETTGTMLMGSETGAALTVLESLGIDAIGMNCATGPAEMAEHLRTLSQGASVPVMCMPNAGLPEITGQGARYPLGPADLTGALCDYAERFGLAVVGGCCGTTPEHIRMLADALAGHPVAERQARHTDAVASLYNEVPLSQDTAYLSIGERTNANGSKAFREAMLAENWDECLDIAKAQTRDGAHLLDLCVDYVGRDGAADMAELSSRMATAVTLPIVLDSTEPRVLRAGLEHLAGRCIINSVNYEDGDGPDSRFRKVMPLVREHGAGVVALTIDEEGQARTAAWKVRVASRLIEDLTGNWGMDVGDILVDCLTFPIATGQQETRRDGIETIAAIRELKARYPGVRTTLGVSNISFGLNPAARIVLNSVFLHEAVSAGLDSAIVHAAKIVPIDRIPAEQREVALDLVWDRRGLDAPAPRGAEDYDPLTRFLELFEGVTAASMKAEREAELAALPLLERLKQRIIDGNAKGLVDDLDEALKDKPALDIVNEDLLAGMQVVGDLFGSGRMQLPFVLQSAEVMKTAVAHLEPHMEKADAAGKGTLVLATVKGDVHDIGKNLVDIIVSNNGYSVVNLGIKQPVQAIIEAAENHRADAIGMSGLLVKSTMVMRDNLLELNDKGLARRYPVMLGGAALTRSFVEHDLNEMFDGEVRYAKDAFEGLHLMDAVMAVKHGEPGARLPAVRPRRVQARPRPDPVEEEAPDVRSEVARPTPAGGVQVPVPPFWGSRVTRGIQLAEITGWLDERATYVGRWGLKGSRSDGSYDRMVDEVARPRLRMLLDRIRSENLGRFAVVHGYWPVVSQGRELLVLDPDDTSRELTRFEFPRQVGGRHLCVADFFRDAAEAAELGPDVIAFQMVTMGDAVSAATQELFEADAYREYLELHGLSVQLTEALAEMWHHRVRDELGILDDHEDVGGAIDHQAYRGSRYSFGYAACPNLEDRAKVAALLDSSRIGVELSEEYQLHPEQSTDAFVVHHPEAKYFNAK, from the coding sequence ATGACTTCGGCTCTTCGCACGCTTCTCGGGTCCCGTCTCCTCATCGTGGACGGGGCGATGGGCACCATGCTGCAGAGCGTGGATCTGTCGATGGAGGACTTCGCCGGGCTGGAGGGCTGCAATGAGATCCTCAACGTCACCCGCCCCGACGTCGTCTCCGGCATCCACGAGGCCTACCTGGAGGCCGGGGCCGATCTCATCGAGACCAACACCTTCGGCGTCAACCTGGCGGCACTGGGCGAGTACGACATCGTCGACCGGATCGCCGAGCTGGCCGCCGCGGCCACCCGGCTGGCCCGGTCGGCCGCCGACCAGGCATCGACCCCTGACCGGCCCAGGTTCGTGCTGGGCAGCCTGGGGCCGGGCACCAAGCTCCCCACCCTGGGCCAGATCGGCTTCGCCGACATCCGTGACGGCTACCAGCGGGCCGTCGAGGCGATGATCGACGAGGGGGTCGACGCCGTCCAGCTGGAGACCTGCCAGGACCTGCTCCAGGCCAGGGCCGCCGTGATCGGATCCCACCGGGCCGCCGAGGCCCGCGGGGTGGATCTTCCGGTGCTGGTCGACATCACCGTGGAGACCACCGGCACGATGCTGATGGGCTCTGAGACCGGTGCGGCGCTCACCGTCCTGGAGTCCCTGGGCATCGACGCCATCGGGATGAACTGCGCCACCGGGCCGGCCGAGATGGCCGAGCATCTGCGCACCCTGTCCCAGGGGGCCTCGGTGCCGGTGATGTGCATGCCCAATGCCGGTCTTCCCGAGATCACCGGCCAGGGGGCCCGCTACCCGCTGGGACCGGCCGACCTCACCGGGGCGCTGTGCGACTACGCGGAGCGGTTCGGGCTGGCGGTGGTCGGAGGTTGCTGCGGCACCACCCCCGAGCACATCCGGATGCTCGCCGACGCACTGGCCGGCCACCCGGTCGCCGAGCGGCAGGCCCGCCACACCGACGCCGTGGCCAGCCTCTACAACGAGGTGCCGCTCTCCCAGGACACCGCCTATCTCTCGATCGGGGAGCGCACCAACGCCAACGGCTCGAAGGCCTTCCGGGAGGCGATGCTGGCCGAGAACTGGGACGAGTGCCTCGACATCGCCAAGGCCCAGACCCGCGACGGCGCCCACCTGCTGGATCTGTGCGTGGACTACGTCGGACGCGACGGGGCCGCCGACATGGCCGAGCTGTCCTCGCGGATGGCCACCGCCGTCACTCTGCCGATCGTCCTGGACTCCACCGAGCCCCGGGTGCTGCGCGCCGGGCTGGAGCACCTGGCCGGTCGCTGCATCATCAACTCGGTGAACTACGAGGACGGCGACGGGCCGGACTCGCGGTTCCGCAAGGTGATGCCGCTGGTGCGCGAGCACGGCGCCGGGGTGGTCGCGCTGACCATCGACGAGGAGGGCCAGGCCCGCACCGCCGCCTGGAAGGTGCGGGTGGCCTCGCGGCTCATCGAGGATCTGACCGGCAACTGGGGGATGGACGTCGGCGACATCCTGGTGGACTGCCTCACCTTCCCCATCGCCACCGGCCAGCAGGAGACCCGCCGCGACGGCATCGAGACCATCGCGGCGATCCGGGAGCTCAAGGCCCGCTACCCGGGGGTGCGCACCACCCTGGGCGTCTCCAACATCTCCTTCGGCCTCAACCCGGCCGCCCGGATCGTCCTCAACTCGGTCTTCCTCCACGAGGCGGTGTCCGCCGGGCTGGACTCGGCCATCGTCCACGCCGCCAAGATCGTGCCGATCGACCGGATCCCCGCCGAGCAGCGCGAGGTGGCCCTGGATCTGGTGTGGGACCGTCGCGGGCTCGACGCGCCGGCGCCCCGCGGAGCCGAGGACTACGATCCGCTGACCCGCTTCCTGGAACTCTTCGAGGGGGTGACGGCGGCCTCGATGAAGGCCGAGCGGGAGGCGGAGCTGGCCGCCCTGCCGCTGCTGGAACGCCTCAAGCAGCGCATCATCGACGGCAACGCCAAGGGGCTCGTCGACGATCTGGACGAAGCACTGAAGGACAAGCCGGCCCTGGACATCGTCAACGAGGATCTGCTGGCCGGGATGCAGGTGGTCGGCGACCTGTTCGGATCCGGGCGCATGCAGCTGCCCTTCGTGCTGCAGTCGGCGGAGGTGATGAAGACCGCCGTGGCCCACCTGGAGCCGCACATGGAGAAGGCCGACGCGGCCGGCAAGGGCACCCTGGTGCTGGCCACCGTCAAGGGCGACGTCCACGACATCGGCAAGAACCTGGTCGACATCATCGTCTCCAACAACGGCTACTCGGTGGTCAACCTGGGCATCAAGCAGCCCGTCCAGGCCATCATCGAGGCCGCCGAGAATCACCGTGCCGATGCCATCGGCATGTCGGGACTGCTGGTCAAATCCACCATGGTGATGCGCGACAACCTGCTGGAGCTCAACGACAAGGGCCTGGCCCGCCGGTATCCGGTGATGCTCGGCGGCGCCGCCCTGACCCGCTCCTTCGTCGAGCACGATCTCAACGAGATGTTCGACGGCGAGGTGCGCTACGCCAAGGACGCCTTCGAAGGGCTTCACCTGATGGACGCCGTGATGGCGGTCAAGCACGGCGAGCCCGGCGCCCGGCTTCCGGCCGTCAGGCCGCGACGGGTCCAGGCGCGACCGCGCCCCGACCCGGTCGAGGAGGAGGCCCCCGACGTGCGCTCCGAGGTGGCGCGCCCCACCCCGGCAGGCGGGGTGCAGGTACCCGTCCCGCCCTTCTGGGGGTCCCGGGTCACCCGCGGCATCCAGCTGGCCGAGATCACCGGATGGCTCGACGAGCGGGCCACCTATGTGGGTCGCTGGGGCCTGAAGGGCAGCCGCTCCGACGGCTCCTACGACCGGATGGTCGACGAGGTCGCCAGGCCCAGGCTGCGGATGCTGCTCGACCGGATCCGCTCGGAGAACCTGGGCCGCTTCGCGGTGGTGCACGGCTACTGGCCGGTGGTCTCCCAGGGCCGCGAACTGCTCGTCCTCGATCCCGACGACACCTCCCGGGAGCTCACCCGCTTCGAGTTCCCCCGTCAGGTGGGCGGCCGGCACCTGTGCGTCGCCGACTTCTTCCGCGACGCCGCCGAGGCCGCCGAGCTGGGCCCCGACGTCATCGCCTTCCAGATGGTGACGATGGGCGACGCCGTCTCCGCCGCCACCCAGGAGCTCTTCGAGGCCGACGCCTACCGCGAGTACCTGGAGCTGCACGGGCTGTCGGTGCAGCTCACCGAGGCGCTGGCCGAGATGTGGCACCACCGGGTGCGCGATGAACTGGGCATCCTCGACGATCACGAGGACGTCGGCGGGGCCATCGACCACCAGGCCTACCGCGGTTCCCGGTACAGTTTCGGCTACGCCGCCTGCCCGAACCTGGAGGACCGGGCCAAGGTGGCGGCGCTGCTGGACTCCTCGCGCATCGGCGTCGAGCTGTCGGAGGAGTACCAGCTGCATCCAGAGCAGTCGACCGATGCGTTCGTCGTCCATCACCCGGAGGCCAAGTACTTCAATGCCAAATGA